CTACTGTATTAGCTAGAGCGTTAGCAGAATCAATTAACATAAGCCGATTACCAGTACCAGAACCTTCAGTCTTTATTGGAGACCCCCTCAAGTACAAAGATTGGGAAATGTCCTTTCAAACTCTGATAGACAGGAAGAACATCCCAGCAAATGAAAAACTCTACTACCTCCGCAAATATGTTGGTGGGCCAGCAAAGAAAGCAATTGAGAGCTATTTTCTGTTGGGGACTGACACAGCGTATCTTGCAGCATGGAACATTCTAAAGGAAAGGTATGGAAGCTCATTAGTAATCGCCAAAGCCTTCAGGGATAAGCTTACATCATGGCCAAGAATAGGACCAAAGGACAGTGCTGAATTACGAGAGTTCTCAGACTTTCTCAGAGGCTGTGAAGCAGCAATGTTCCAGATTAAAAATCTTGAAGTTCTCAACGACTGCAGTGAAAATCAGAAAATGCTCAGCAAGcttcctgattggttaatagcAAGCTGGAATAGAAAGGTAATTGAGATTCAAGAGCAAAGCGGGTCATTTCCAACATTCAGCAACTTTGTCAACTTCATTACAAGAGAGGCCAAGATAGCTTGTAATCCAGTAACATCGCTTCATGCACTAAAGGCAAGTGATTCTGAAAAAATGAAGAACCCAAAGATACGAAGTGTTGGTGCAAAGGTGCTAGCAAGCAGTTCAGAAGAGAAACCAGACATTAAGAGGTGTATATTCTGTGAAAGGCCAAACCATGGAATTCATGTTTGCCGAAAGTTTATGGACAAGTCAATTACTGAACGAGTTAAGTTTGTACAAACAAAAGGCTTGTGTTTTGGATGTCTCAGCCCTGGACACTATTCAAGGAAATGTGAAAGTAGAAGTGTTTGTAACGCATGCAAAGGAAAGCATCCAACATGTTTACATCAGGAACGTGACAGGGAAGTCAAAAGGACAAAGGATACTGACAAGGAACAAAAGGACACAAGGGACACCAAACAACCAAGTACAGAAACACCAAACAAGGCAATATCCAATCGTGTTGTACAAAATATTAACTGTGATCTCACATCCACAATCATTCCAGTTTGGTTATCCACAACAAGCAATCCAGAACATGAGGTTCTTGTCTATGCCCTTCTGGACAGTCAGAGCGACACCACATTCATTCTTCAAGAAAAGGCGGATGCTCTAGTCACAGAAAGGGAGCAAGTACAGTTGAAGCTTTCCACGCTGTCATCCAGGGACACAGTCATTCCAAGTCAAAAGCTCTTTGGGCTACAAGTTAGAGGCTTTTACACATCCAAGAGAATCCCTCTCCCAACGACATACACAAGAGACTTTATCCCTGTCAATTTAAGTCATATTCCCACACCTAAGATAGCAAGAGCATGGGCTCACCTAGAGCACCTTGCTGAAGAGATCGCTCCTATGATAGAGTGTGATGTCGGCTTGCTTATAGGGTACAACTGTTCGCAAGCTTTGATACCCAGAGAAGTGGTGTCGGGAAAGGACAATGAACCATTCGCTCAAAGAACAGACCTTGGCTGGACTATAGTCGGAGGTATTGACCCCTGTGTGGATTATGGTGATGCTATAGGAAGTAGCCATAGGGTCATAGTTAAAGAAGTGACACCTTCTGTTCAGTCACCAACTCCCTTAACAAATGAAGTCATGTATGTCTGTCGTACACAAGTCAAAGAGCTAGTCACACCATTTGATGTGATCAAAGTATTGGAGTCCGATTTCAATGAACGACGCATGGAGGAGACTCACTTCTCCCAGGAGGATTTGCGTTTCATTTCCATAATGGAGGAAGGAGTGAAAATGAAAGCAAATGGTCATTGTGAGTTGCCTTTGCCCTTTAAGAAGGATAGACCAAATCTGCCAGACAATAAAATCTGTGCCGTACATAGACTTAAATGTCTAAAGAAAAGATTTGAGAAAGACACGCAATACCACAAAGACTACACAACATTCATGAATGAAACAATAACCCGTGGAGATGCGGAAAAGGTTCCATTTGACGAACTGGACAAAAGTCCCTCCTGGTACATCCCTCACCATGGTGTCTACCACCCCCAGAAACCTGGAAAAATAAGAATCGTGTTCGACTGCTCGGCAAAGTATGAAGGTGTGTCATTAAATGACTTTCTGCTCACTGGGCCAGAGTTGACCAACAGCCTGGTAGGTGTTCTATGTCGGTTTCGTAAGGGTCAAATAGCGGTGATGTGTGACATAGAACGCATGTTTCATCAATTCCATGTCAAGCCAGAAGATCAAGACTACTTCCGCTTTCTGTGGTGGGATAATGGAGACTTCTGTTCCAACGCCTCTGTCTATCGTATGCGTGTTCATCTTTTTGGAGCTGCTTCATCACCCGGCTGTGCAAATTACGGTCTTAAGTACATCGCAGCTCAAGGGCAAGGTCATTTCAGTGAAGCTACAATCCGTTTCATTGAGAGAAATTTCTATGTGGATGATGGCCTAATAAGTGTCCACTCAGAAGAAGAGGCTATCCAGTTGGTAAAGGAAGTAAGACAACTCTGCAGTACAGGCAAGTTGCGACTTCATAAGTTCATATCAAACAGCCAACAAGTATTGGCATCCCTACAAAAGGAAGACTGTGCAGAGACAGTAATGAAACGAGACCTAGCTCTTGGCGAACAACAAATTGAGAGGGCTTTGGGCGTCAAATGGTGTGTTGCCTCAGACCATTTTCAGTTTCGAGTAGTCGTAAATGAGCGCCCTCTCTCCAGAAGAGGAGTTTTGTCCACAGTTGCCTCTATCTTCGATCCACTTGGCTTTGTGGCACCTTTCATCTTACTTGGGAAACAAATACTTCAACAAATGTGTCGTGAGAAGGTCAGCTGGGATGAGCCACTGTCAAATGAGTTAAGGCCACGGTGGGAGTCCTGGCTACTGGATCTACAAAACTTAGCCAATGTCAAGATTGAGCGATGCTACCTACCAGATGATTTCAAGACAGTTCACAAGTATGaagtccatcatttttcagacgcaAGTGTCAATGGGTATGGAGTCTGTACCTATCTAAGAGCAATCAGCACAACAGGAAAGATACACTGTGTCTTAGTAATAGCTAAATCCAGAGTATCCCCCACAAAGGTAACCACGGTGCCAAGACTCGAGCTGTCTGCAGCAGTGGTAGCAGTACGCACAAGTGACATGCTCAGAGGAGAATTGGAGCTTGAAAACGCCCAAGAGTTCTTCTGGACCGATTCAAATGTTGTCTTAGGATACATCAACAATGATGCAAAACGATTTCATATCTATGTAGCCAACCGCATACAGCGCATCAAGGAAAGTACAAACCCAACTCAGTGGAAATATGTGACATCAGAAGACAATCCCGCTGATCATGCATCACGAGGGCTTAAGGCAAAGGAGCTCATTGCTTCCAATTGGTTTAGTGGCCCAGATTTTCTCTGGCAGGAACAGCTTCCAGGTGGTGAGGTAAAGGTGGAAGAAATTGATGCCAAAGATCCAGAAGTGCGCAGAGTCATTGTGCACCAGACCTCAACCACAAAGGATTTACTAACTAATCGTTTCCTTAAGTTTTCAAGCTGGACAAGACTAGTGAAAGCAGTTGCCAGACTTCAAAGATTTGTCAAGGAGTTTAAGGGTACAATACAGAGAACTAATGAAGCCACAAGTCTTGAGGAAAGACAGGAGGTAGAGCTTACCATCATGCTCATGGTACAAAGGGAAGTCTTCTCCAAGGAGATCAATGATCTTGAATCACAAAGGGAGATGACCAAAGACAAAACCAGTAGGTTGTACCGACTCAGTCCCTTTTTGGACCACAGAGGTATCCTTAGAGTGGGAGGTCGATTAGAACATGCTGCCATGCATTCACATATCAAACATCCAGTCATTTTACCAAAAAACAGTCACATAACAAGATTACTGATCGATCACTATCACAGACAAGTGAAACATCAAGGGCGTGGCATGACCATAAATGAGTTGAGATCAAATGGTATTTGGATCCTTGGATGTAGTCAAGCTGTGTCATCAGTCATCTACCACTGCGTTAAGTGCAGACGATTCAGACGTAATACAGAAGAGCAGAAAATGGCAGACCTGCCACGTGAGAGAATGGAGACAACTCCTCCCTTCACGTATTGTGGGATGGATTGTTTCGGTCCATTTTACATCAAAGAAGGTCGAAAGGAGTTGAAACGTTATGGACTATTGTTCACATGCTTGTGCTCTCGTGCAGTGCACATAGAGTTACTTGATGATCTTTCAACCGATGCATTCATCAACTCACTTCGTGCTTTCATTGTCCTACGTGGAAATGTTCGTCAACTGCAATCAGATCAGGGCACCAATTTTGTTGGAGCGAGGCGTGAATTCCTAGAAGCAGTGAAAGAAATGAATCAAGAATGCCTTAAACAATTAGGCTGTGAGTTTGTGATGAACCCTCCTTCTGCTAGCCATATGGGCGGAGTTTGGGAAAGACAAATCCGTACCATCAGAAGTGTATTAACATCTATACTAGATCAGTCATCCCGAACACTCGACAGTTCATCCTTACGGACTTATCTTTATGAAGTGATGGCCAT
The sequence above is drawn from the Misgurnus anguillicaudatus chromosome 22, ASM2758022v2, whole genome shotgun sequence genome and encodes:
- the LOC129440687 gene encoding uncharacterized protein, whose translation is MTEPDQGSEAVQLHEQVSPDEESVDSSSQQEANSSKAAEDVGLRKSQRTRKLTKKGQALHEERMNKLQCRFKTKYDKWKSMAKQAKKALDAPSTASLQDHIVKVQSASEEVKQTYHELRRYDTPESDTRRRVDTCHAVSLRIIEQATEFLKEEESGKCPAKRSIHWSEAGSVFQSAASYRSKSVGSAITRSSHSSKSSVKKQEAAAELAATEATLKVMQEMESKQRELENLEAESRKRLAQQEAENAETQRKLEEKRRQIERFETVKKMEAAKARLKVYKQELTSDEEISEFLHNESKPKKAAPYMHSLPESHLGQPAANLQQRIVPQEVTSRQHVTNTTQEDGTTVLARALAESINISRLPVPEPSVFIGDPLKYKDWEMSFQTLIDRKNIPANEKLYYLRKYVGGPAKKAIESYFLLGTDTAYLAAWNILKERYGSSLVIAKAFRDKLTSWPRIGPKDSAELREFSDFLRGCEAAMFQIKNLEVLNDCSENQKMLSKLPDWLIASWNRKVIEIQEQSGSFPTFSNFVNFITREAKIACNPVTSLHALKASDSEKMKNPKIRSVGAKVLASSSEEKPDIKRCIFCERPNHGIHVCRKFMDKSITERVKFVQTKGLCFGCLSPGHYSRKCESRSVCNACKGKHPTCLHQERDREVKRTKDTDKEQKDTRDTKQPSTETPNKAISNRVVQNINCDLTSTIIPVWLSTTSNPEHEVLVYALLDSQSDTTFILQEKADALVTEREQVQLKLSTLSSRDTVIPSQKLFGLQVRGFYTSKRIPLPTTYTRDFIPVNLSHIPTPKIARAWAHLEHLAEEIAPMIECDVGLLIGYNCSQALIPREVVSGKDNEPFAQRTDLGWTIVGGIDPCVDYGDAIGSSHRVIVKEVTPSVQSPTPLTNEVMYVCRTQVKELVTPFDVIKVLESDFNERRMEETHFSQEDLRFISIMEEGVKMKANGHCELPLPFKKDRPNLPDNKICAVHRLKCLKKRFEKDTQYHKDYTTFMNETITRGDAEKVPFDELDKSPSWYIPHHGVYHPQKPGKIRIVFDCSAKYEGVSLNDFLLTGPELTNSLVGVLCRFRKGQIAVMCDIERMFHQFHVKPEDQDYFRFLWWDNGDFCSNASVYRMRVHLFGAASSPGCANYGLKYIAAQGQGHFSEATIRFIERNFYVDDGLISVHSEEEAIQLVKEVRQLCSTGKLRLHKFISNSQQVLASLQKEDCAETVMKRDLALGEQQIERALGVKWCVASDHFQFRVVVNERPLSRRGVLSTVASIFDPLGFVAPFILLGKQILQQMCREKVSWDEPLSNELRPRWESWLLDLQNLANVKIERCYLPDDFKTVHKYEVHHFSDASVNGYGVCTYLRAISTTGKIHCVLVIAKSRVSPTKVTTVPRLELSAAVVAVRTSDMLRGELELENAQEFFWTDSNVVLGYINNDAKRFHIYVANRIQRIKESTNPTQWKYVTSEDNPADHASRGLKAKELIASNWFSGPDFLWQEQLPGGEVKVEEIDAKDPEVRRVIVHQTSTTKDLLTNRFLKFSSWTRLVKAVARLQRFVKEFKGTIQRTNEATSLEERQEVELTIMLMVQREVFSKEINDLESQREMTKDKTSRLYRLSPFLDHRGILRVGGRLEHAAMHSHIKHPVILPKNSHITRLLIDHYHRQVKHQGRGMTINELRSNGIWILGCSQAVSSVIYHCVKCRRFRRNTEEQKMADLPRERMETTPPFTYCGMDCFGPFYIKEGRKELKRYGLLFTCLCSRAVHIELLDDLSTDAFINSLRAFIVLRGNVRQLQSDQGTNFVGARREFLEAVKEMNQECLKQLGCEFVMNPPSASHMGGVWERQIRTIRSVLTSILDQSSRTLDSSSLRTYLYEVMAIINSRPMTAHLLNDPTGPQPLTPNLLLTMKSSIVLPPPGNFVKEDLYLRKRWRKVQYLANEFWHRWKREYLLSLQQRQKWQKTKRNAKVNDIVILQDDTAPRNEWKLAKVANVYPAEDGCVRKVQLLISNSALDEQGKRLSKPVYLERPIHKTVTLLEAD